From one bacterium genomic stretch:
- a CDS encoding flagellar motor protein MotB, which yields MPRKKKEDTPPAGSPAYMTTYGDLMSLLLCFFVLLVSFSTMEIEKFKAAAASLKGALGALPYQTKVTPNPIQMQRQTKAGEEKSRSRKRERAVLQLRKIIRDQNMSSIIKVSETQAGVHVTIGDPALFDTGKTEIKPGILPVLNKIVEVVSSGEEVIRVEGHTDNVPIKTSQFRNNWELSIGRALSVISYIQSQQENLDPSRLRPVGCGEFHPVAANDTPEGRALNRRVEIFIDFNE from the coding sequence ATGCCGAGGAAAAAAAAAGAAGATACTCCCCCCGCAGGTTCACCTGCTTATATGACTACATATGGGGACCTGATGTCGTTGCTTTTATGTTTCTTTGTGCTTCTTGTATCATTTTCAACAATGGAGATCGAAAAGTTCAAAGCAGCGGCTGCATCACTCAAGGGAGCCCTCGGCGCATTGCCTTATCAGACGAAAGTTACGCCCAATCCAATACAGATGCAGCGGCAGACGAAAGCCGGTGAAGAGAAAAGTCGCTCCAGGAAACGTGAACGTGCGGTATTACAGCTCAGGAAAATCATTCGGGATCAGAATATGAGCAGTATCATCAAGGTCAGTGAAACTCAGGCGGGTGTACATGTCACTATCGGTGATCCAGCGCTGTTTGACACAGGCAAAACGGAAATCAAGCCTGGTATATTACCTGTTCTGAATAAAATCGTCGAAGTTGTCAGTTCCGGAGAGGAAGTCATCCGGGTAGAAGGTCATACGGATAACGTACCGATCAAAACATCCCAGTTCAGGAACAACTGGGAACTCTCAATAGGGCGTGCGTTATCGGTCATATCGTATATCCAGTCGCAACAGGAGAATCTGGACCCCTCGCGGCTTCGTCCCGTAGGATGCGGAGAGTTTCATCCCGTGGCCGCGAATGATACGCCTGAAGGTCGGGCATTGAACCGGAGAGTTGAAATTTTTATTGATTTTAATGAATAA
- a CDS encoding flagellar FlbD family protein — translation MIKLTRFNNSVIVVNSDLIEFVEETPDTIVTLTTGQKIIIKESVDEVIDKVTAYKRRIAHGPVSE, via the coding sequence ATGATAAAATTAACACGTTTCAATAATTCGGTGATTGTTGTAAATTCTGATCTTATTGAGTTTGTCGAGGAAACTCCCGATACTATTGTTACACTGACAACGGGACAGAAAATCATCATTAAGGAATCTGTCGATGAGGTAATCGACAAGGTTACGGCCTATAAGAGACGGATCGCCCATGGGCCTGTATCGGAATAA
- a CDS encoding MotA/TolQ/ExbB proton channel family protein — MDLATVIGFVCGIGFVLYGILTSGSLLLYWNIPSVLIVVGGTLGATFINYPLKEILGVLKVVKNAFLHTEKSPNGIIEVLVGFAETARREGILSLEQQAQKLDDDFLKSGINLAVDGTEPEYIKEIMTTELDYIAERHKTGAAIFDAMAMYAPAFGMIGTLVGLIAMLAKMDDPSTIGPSMSVALITTLYGALIANLICTPIAGKLKNRSANELLLKQLSIEGIMAIQSGDNPRIVEGKLKAFLAPSQRSQMAAKKQ; from the coding sequence ATGGACCTTGCCACTGTTATAGGGTTTGTGTGCGGGATAGGATTTGTGCTGTATGGTATTTTAACTAGCGGAAGTCTTCTCCTGTACTGGAATATACCATCCGTATTAATTGTCGTTGGCGGAACCCTCGGTGCGACGTTTATAAACTACCCGCTCAAGGAGATTCTCGGTGTGCTTAAAGTCGTAAAGAATGCTTTTTTACATACTGAAAAATCCCCGAACGGTATTATTGAAGTACTGGTTGGTTTTGCTGAAACCGCCCGCCGTGAAGGAATTCTGTCTCTTGAACAGCAGGCGCAGAAGCTCGATGACGATTTTCTCAAAAGTGGTATTAATCTCGCAGTGGACGGCACCGAACCTGAATATATCAAAGAGATAATGACCACCGAACTTGATTATATTGCAGAACGTCACAAAACCGGAGCTGCAATTTTCGATGCAATGGCCATGTATGCCCCGGCGTTCGGAATGATCGGAACGCTTGTCGGTCTGATTGCCATGCTCGCGAAAATGGACGATCCTTCGACCATCGGTCCGAGTATGTCAGTGGCACTCATAACGACTCTCTACGGCGCCTTGATTGCGAATCTTATATGTACACCGATAGCGGGGAAACTTAAAAACCGGTCGGCAAATGAATTGCTGTTGAAACAGCTCAGTATTGAAGGAATCATGGCCATACAGTCGGGTGACAACCCGCGAATTGTCGAGGGGAAACTGAAAGCATTTCTCGCCCCTTCGCAGCGATCACAAATGGCAGCGAAAAAACAATAG
- the fliJ gene encoding flagellar export protein FliJ, whose amino-acid sequence MNRFRFRLENVLRLRTVEEEKKKREFGIALGRFNLEVLELNRINGEIDSHEKTMEERGQGAVSVSELRRNFNYARALDNKSLKQKKKVKEKEKFKDKKRDELARSTQRKKIIERLKDRDREEYDRAVIKEEQAFIDELTTERYHNPDS is encoded by the coding sequence ATGAACAGATTCAGGTTCAGGCTCGAAAACGTGCTTCGTCTTCGTACGGTCGAAGAGGAGAAAAAGAAACGCGAATTCGGTATTGCGCTGGGCAGGTTCAACCTCGAAGTGCTCGAACTCAACCGGATAAACGGCGAAATCGACAGCCATGAAAAAACGATGGAAGAACGCGGACAGGGAGCAGTTTCGGTGTCCGAGCTCCGGAGAAACTTCAATTATGCCCGGGCGCTGGATAATAAATCCTTAAAACAGAAAAAGAAGGTAAAGGAAAAAGAGAAATTCAAGGACAAAAAGCGGGATGAACTTGCCCGTTCGACCCAGCGTAAAAAAATCATCGAGCGCCTGAAAGACCGTGACCGTGAGGAGTATGACCGTGCGGTAATAAAGGAAGAACAGGCGTTTATCGACGAACTCACCACCGAGCGGTATCATAATCCTGATTCCTGA
- a CDS encoding flagellar hook-length control protein FliK, with the protein MTLKQPVTGTRSGNCAVSGTPERFRANLVVTSQDGKEMTVPVIITVTEKGEIVITPTNEDIRVVPESYPGAVAQEQPDGENVTGLPGYQEISAYFSDSAALAELVTDDNRMVLMLSTDTGILPGTDGGTSLITDTALADAQPAGFGLMSFGETASENSDATAVTVDSTGSGEKTGFSVLNMDTFNGSIQENNDIIVSENQVIPDTDNTGKSVMNQSTETDRSFTTFNNPEIQNATIFTGDSGDTGIITRDGMFFGNQGSATGASGISTEKPTPVLVLRTGSGDIPVILNNNGAAASDNTAVTMLADLIDSGALVEIILGNNRPDDSENMTVIEEQTGEKSVDPLIFANLAGDERVSLTDTNSEPDNTVFVMGGRNKNIHLMSGISGSDTIADITVEDAPAQPAENTQADVTAAAPDFSGNIQSNAKRLPGGFETVSITTDAYYTPLNTSTNPPEAEINLSGSSVMTSVEINNSPENEETVAVMISRVSGTDSDTGQPTELQDGKSGYVVKPLITLNVTDASPADNRMNPVTVNADNHKTGIDGIRLREAASEGITTETGTDGTVESDTEIPVRESTVSVNDGVSSASEPEDTSVNNRVKTVGIRITRPAGSSRFHVSDSESDLQGMMSSDEGAFPVLSENGNGTSLLTQVDSSRAGRIIVREGTVRTSGELNNVMSADGEKTTVREPVKTGGSFAAESITAAQQNDTGASGVMTSGSVQGDSEFNQIVSSQGTAGLSVQTTDQVDENSTRRESITTQTGEGTFSETSGAGMAAETGESVEGAARKDMKTTATITVTPVKHERIRSDATEATDVSPSKQTMMNGSEISDLSGSVSGTEKPDDQGNSSLSFQGIAVDHKTGHSTGKYHTGARFENTTEQAGAVNGTGVEADGGSPGNTNGGPMGGQAKSTAQTTGTEVIFDFSQENVSVSTNDSANGDDTASGGIIRNDMQSEFVSLSKPGSAQSVMPRWNAFSPETESKIMNTVIQNARFMIANGHSSAEIRLEPPNLGKMKLDIVTENSKVTGKITVESHEIKEIIQNNLSGLKDQLAQSGLKVESFDVQVGHNSGADAWANRQNAENMNFNLRRNANTSVTGTAEKYDVTGGETVLRGKSMNSDYLDLWM; encoded by the coding sequence GTGACATTGAAGCAGCCGGTTACCGGGACACGATCCGGAAACTGCGCCGTTTCAGGCACTCCGGAACGTTTCCGGGCGAATCTCGTTGTTACATCGCAGGATGGTAAGGAAATGACCGTGCCTGTTATCATCACCGTAACCGAAAAAGGTGAGATTGTCATTACGCCGACAAACGAAGATATCCGGGTTGTTCCGGAATCATACCCCGGCGCAGTTGCTCAGGAGCAACCTGATGGGGAAAATGTTACCGGTCTCCCGGGATATCAGGAAATATCCGCATATTTCAGTGATTCTGCAGCTCTTGCAGAACTCGTAACCGACGATAACCGTATGGTATTGATGCTGTCCACTGATACCGGAATCCTACCCGGAACGGATGGCGGAACCAGTCTGATTACCGATACTGCCCTGGCCGATGCACAACCTGCAGGATTCGGTCTCATGTCATTCGGCGAAACAGCGTCCGAAAACAGCGATGCGACGGCAGTTACCGTCGATTCAACCGGTTCGGGTGAAAAAACCGGTTTTTCTGTTTTGAATATGGATACATTCAACGGCTCCATTCAGGAAAATAACGATATAATCGTTTCCGAAAACCAGGTGATCCCCGATACAGACAATACAGGCAAATCCGTAATGAATCAGTCAACGGAAACGGATCGTTCATTTACTACCTTCAATAATCCGGAGATACAGAACGCGACCATATTTACCGGGGACAGCGGCGATACCGGAATAATCACCCGTGATGGAATGTTTTTCGGGAACCAGGGTAGCGCGACCGGCGCTTCCGGTATTTCAACGGAAAAACCGACACCCGTACTTGTACTCCGCACAGGTTCGGGAGATATTCCCGTAATCCTCAACAACAACGGAGCTGCGGCATCCGATAATACTGCCGTTACAATGCTCGCCGACCTTATCGATTCGGGAGCTCTTGTTGAAATTATTCTTGGAAATAATAGACCGGACGACTCAGAAAACATGACCGTAATTGAAGAGCAGACGGGCGAAAAGAGTGTCGATCCCCTGATCTTCGCAAACCTTGCAGGCGATGAACGGGTGTCATTAACGGACACGAATTCTGAACCGGACAACACCGTTTTTGTTATGGGCGGACGTAATAAAAATATTCATCTGATGTCCGGAATATCGGGCAGCGATACCATCGCAGACATTACTGTGGAAGATGCTCCTGCGCAACCAGCGGAAAACACTCAGGCTGATGTTACCGCCGCCGCGCCGGATTTTTCAGGAAATATACAGTCAAACGCAAAAAGGCTGCCGGGGGGATTTGAGACGGTTTCAATCACAACCGACGCATACTACACCCCCTTAAACACTAGTACGAATCCCCCCGAAGCCGAAATAAATCTTTCCGGATCGTCAGTCATGACGTCTGTTGAAATCAACAATTCCCCTGAAAATGAAGAAACCGTTGCAGTCATGATCTCACGTGTCTCCGGAACGGATTCCGATACCGGGCAGCCGACCGAGCTTCAGGATGGCAAGTCCGGGTATGTTGTGAAGCCTCTTATAACCCTGAACGTGACTGATGCTTCCCCTGCGGATAACCGCATGAATCCTGTGACTGTAAATGCCGATAACCATAAAACCGGTATCGATGGTATCCGGCTGCGAGAGGCAGCTTCAGAAGGAATAACCACCGAAACCGGAACTGACGGAACCGTTGAGTCTGATACTGAAATACCTGTCCGGGAATCCACGGTTTCTGTTAATGATGGTGTGAGCAGCGCATCCGAACCGGAAGACACTTCAGTGAACAACCGGGTAAAAACCGTGGGAATCAGGATTACCAGGCCAGCCGGATCATCCCGTTTTCATGTCAGCGATAGTGAAAGCGATTTACAGGGGATGATGTCTTCCGATGAAGGAGCTTTCCCTGTATTGTCCGAAAACGGGAACGGAACATCATTACTCACACAGGTTGACTCCTCCCGGGCCGGGCGAATTATTGTTCGGGAAGGCACAGTAAGAACATCCGGCGAGCTTAATAATGTCATGTCCGCCGACGGTGAAAAAACAACTGTCAGGGAACCGGTGAAAACCGGCGGAAGTTTCGCGGCGGAATCCATTACGGCAGCACAGCAAAACGATACCGGAGCATCCGGTGTTATGACATCCGGGTCCGTTCAGGGTGATTCCGAATTCAATCAGATCGTATCTTCGCAAGGCACAGCGGGACTGTCAGTTCAAACCACCGATCAGGTCGATGAAAACAGTACACGGCGAGAGTCGATTACCACGCAGACGGGAGAGGGGACGTTTTCCGAAACATCCGGAGCAGGTATGGCAGCCGAAACGGGTGAATCTGTGGAAGGCGCAGCTCGTAAAGATATGAAAACCACGGCAACGATTACCGTAACACCCGTGAAACACGAGAGAATTCGTTCCGATGCCACCGAAGCAACTGACGTTTCCCCATCAAAACAGACCATGATGAATGGTAGTGAAATATCCGATCTGTCCGGTTCGGTGAGCGGAACTGAAAAGCCTGATGATCAGGGGAACAGTTCCTTATCGTTTCAGGGAATCGCGGTTGATCACAAAACCGGGCATTCAACGGGAAAATACCATACCGGCGCGCGCTTTGAAAATACGACCGAACAAGCAGGAGCAGTGAATGGAACCGGAGTCGAAGCCGATGGGGGTAGCCCGGGGAATACAAACGGCGGCCCGATGGGCGGACAGGCGAAAAGTACAGCCCAAACCACCGGAACAGAGGTGATATTTGATTTTTCTCAGGAAAATGTTTCTGTCAGCACAAACGATTCAGCCAACGGTGATGATACAGCATCGGGCGGAATTATCAGGAACGACATGCAGAGTGAGTTTGTTTCACTGTCGAAGCCGGGTTCTGCCCAGAGCGTCATGCCGCGATGGAATGCTTTTTCTCCCGAGACAGAATCAAAGATAATGAACACCGTGATACAGAATGCACGGTTCATGATCGCAAACGGGCATTCGAGCGCTGAAATAAGGCTCGAACCTCCGAATCTCGGGAAAATGAAACTCGATATCGTAACCGAAAACTCTAAAGTCACCGGTAAAATCACTGTCGAATCTCATGAAATAAAAGAAATTATTCAGAACAATCTGAGCGGTCTGAAAGATCAGCTCGCACAAAGCGGTTTGAAGGTCGAATCGTTTGATGTTCAGGTAGGGCATAACAGCGGCGCCGATGCGTGGGCCAATCGTCAGAATGCCGAAAATATGAACTTTAATCTGCGCCGTAATGCGAATACCTCCGTAACCGGAACTGCTGAGAAATACGATGTTACCGGAGGAGAAACGGTACTGCGCGGAAAATCTATGAATTCGGACTATCTTGATTTATGGATGTAA
- a CDS encoding flagellar hook-basal body complex protein has protein sequence MPGQTMSTAVSGIRNQQVFMDVIANNISNSGTMGFKRGRITFEESFYQLLQGASRPPGDQGGVNPLQLGNGTSIGSIDTILTQGPIQSTGNTSDLAIRGDGFFVVSDDQRYFYTRAGSFQWDSKGRLVIPFNGMKVQGRMADESGVVDDGSPIADISVPFGTVDPAKTTTKVNFVGNLDASATPVGNVIRTGRLYSREIAGSATDVNGLYARGDANLQISGMSSLSTTLTVNVNDVATGETSKTYTYVKEDTGASSMDFHTLDDLIAEINHDFGTLVTASLTSAGALQFANKGNAANTITLSSVNSVLNKAIATANGVVGAKTTDEFSHVAMADDALTTLRNSSGVDLGLKLTDAITVDGRIGGDSITTATINVDDGKGASITYDDYVKSLKSAFNITNVNPVEIDPVNGALIINADGGLDYAISAVNISTGGTATEFDNVFDATVGNWSETREASDVTHSASVRVFDSLGNAHTLTVEFKKDVTLPNRWQWNISVPSPAELSGGYTGYVTFDNNGVIESFSYSQGASSFTFDPKNGADVPVDIVLDFGTLGSADGITQFSSTNTVIARDQNGYSAGVLDNVVIGDDGSITGLFTNGNSRKIARLVLATFNNPAGLQRVGDNTYDVSSNSGLAIYGFAGSSITATITPGAVEMSNVDIAEEFTNMIMAQRIFQANARTVVTTDEILQETVNMKR, from the coding sequence ATGCCAGGGCAGACAATGTCTACTGCTGTGAGTGGAATACGAAACCAGCAGGTGTTTATGGATGTTATTGCGAATAACATCTCTAACTCCGGCACCATGGGATTTAAACGGGGCCGGATTACCTTCGAGGAATCATTTTATCAGCTTCTTCAGGGTGCATCGAGACCGCCCGGAGATCAGGGCGGTGTCAATCCGCTCCAGCTTGGAAATGGTACATCCATCGGCTCCATCGATACCATTCTCACCCAGGGACCGATACAGTCCACCGGCAACACGAGTGACCTTGCGATACGAGGCGACGGATTTTTTGTCGTTTCAGACGACCAGCGTTATTTCTATACCAGAGCGGGTTCATTCCAGTGGGATTCCAAGGGCCGTCTTGTTATACCGTTTAATGGTATGAAGGTTCAGGGGAGAATGGCCGATGAATCCGGAGTGGTCGATGACGGTTCCCCGATAGCGGATATCTCTGTTCCCTTTGGCACCGTCGATCCGGCAAAAACGACAACGAAAGTCAATTTTGTCGGTAATCTCGATGCTTCGGCTACACCGGTCGGGAATGTTATCAGAACAGGACGTCTCTATTCCCGTGAGATAGCAGGAAGTGCCACCGATGTGAACGGCTTATATGCCAGAGGGGATGCGAACCTTCAGATAAGTGGTATGTCTTCACTGTCGACAACCCTCACGGTTAATGTGAATGATGTCGCAACCGGTGAAACATCAAAGACTTATACCTATGTAAAGGAGGATACCGGGGCATCGAGTATGGATTTCCACACACTCGACGATCTGATTGCAGAAATCAATCATGATTTCGGGACTCTTGTTACCGCATCTTTAACAAGCGCGGGAGCCCTTCAGTTTGCCAATAAAGGGAATGCAGCAAATACAATCACTCTGTCGAGCGTGAATTCGGTTCTCAATAAGGCTATTGCGACTGCGAACGGTGTGGTTGGTGCAAAAACAACCGATGAGTTTTCACATGTGGCAATGGCCGATGATGCCCTGACGACCCTCCGTAACTCCTCGGGCGTCGATCTGGGACTCAAGCTTACCGATGCAATCACCGTTGATGGCCGTATTGGCGGAGATTCCATTACCACCGCCACAATTAATGTTGATGACGGTAAGGGAGCAAGCATCACGTACGATGATTACGTAAAAAGCCTCAAGAGCGCGTTTAATATCACCAATGTCAATCCTGTGGAAATTGATCCGGTGAATGGCGCGCTCATAATCAATGCCGATGGCGGCCTTGACTATGCAATTTCGGCAGTGAATATCAGCACCGGGGGGACGGCAACGGAATTTGACAATGTTTTCGACGCTACCGTCGGTAACTGGTCTGAAACCCGTGAAGCCTCGGATGTCACTCATTCCGCATCAGTCCGCGTGTTCGATTCACTCGGAAACGCTCATACGCTGACAGTTGAGTTCAAGAAGGATGTAACACTTCCCAACCGGTGGCAGTGGAACATATCCGTTCCTTCACCGGCAGAGCTGTCGGGAGGTTACACGGGATATGTGACGTTCGATAACAATGGCGTCATCGAATCGTTTTCCTATTCGCAGGGTGCGAGCTCGTTTACATTCGACCCCAAGAACGGAGCGGATGTCCCCGTTGATATCGTGCTCGATTTCGGTACACTCGGGTCGGCTGACGGCATCACCCAGTTTTCCAGCACCAACACGGTTATTGCCCGTGATCAGAACGGATATTCTGCCGGTGTGCTGGACAATGTTGTGATTGGTGATGACGGTTCGATCACCGGTCTTTTCACCAACGGCAACTCCCGTAAGATAGCACGACTCGTGCTTGCCACCTTCAATAATCCCGCCGGTCTTCAGCGGGTTGGCGATAACACCTATGATGTATCGAGCAACTCCGGTCTTGCCATTTACGGATTTGCGGGATCATCCATCACCGCTACCATAACTCCCGGCGCTGTTGAGATGTCCAATGTGGATATTGCCGAAGAATTTACCAACATGATCATGGCGCAGCGTATTTTCCAGGCGAATGCGCGGACTGTGGTGACAACCGATGAAATATTGCAGGAAACAGTCAATATGAAGCGGTAA
- a CDS encoding FliI/YscN family ATPase produces MSLPFETYIETIRNMPGIRRCGIVTETRGLLIESRGPQASLGEICRIDYGDRKKVLAEVVGFRDNRLLLMPLGDLGGIAPGMTVSATGKPYMVEVGHEMLGRVLDGFGNPIDGKGPFEIEETLPLTGEKINPLHRRRITEPLWTQIRAIDGMATIGKGQRIGIFSGSGVGKSITLGMIARKVIADVNVIALIGERGREVREFIENDLGEEGLKRSVVVVVTSELPAILRIQGAKVAVTIAEYFRNHSMDVVFMLDSITRLAMAQREVGLSAGEPPTTKGYTPSVFALMPAILERAGTTDKGTITGIYTVLVEGDDTNEPVSDTVRSILDGHVILTRKLANRGHYPAIDVLQSLSRVQREVVDKKHLRIMRKLTELYATYTDAEDLINIGAYPAGSSKRIDMAIDRIDDINAFLRQDIDEVSSPEEMLGMFEKAVGGLT; encoded by the coding sequence ATGTCACTGCCATTTGAAACATACATCGAGACCATCAGGAACATGCCGGGAATCAGACGGTGCGGTATAGTAACCGAGACACGGGGGCTTCTGATCGAGTCGCGGGGGCCGCAGGCGTCCCTCGGCGAGATATGCCGTATCGATTACGGCGACAGGAAGAAGGTTCTTGCCGAGGTTGTTGGATTCCGTGATAACCGTCTCCTCCTCATGCCCCTCGGAGACCTCGGGGGAATCGCGCCCGGAATGACCGTTTCGGCCACCGGCAAGCCCTACATGGTCGAGGTCGGGCACGAAATGCTCGGACGGGTGCTCGATGGATTCGGCAATCCTATCGACGGCAAGGGCCCGTTTGAGATAGAGGAGACACTCCCGCTCACCGGCGAAAAAATCAATCCTCTCCACCGGAGACGGATCACCGAGCCCCTCTGGACGCAGATCAGGGCTATAGACGGCATGGCAACCATCGGCAAAGGCCAGCGTATCGGAATATTTTCCGGCAGCGGAGTCGGGAAAAGCATTACCCTCGGCATGATAGCCCGCAAGGTCATCGCCGATGTCAATGTCATCGCGCTCATCGGAGAGCGCGGCCGCGAAGTCCGTGAGTTCATCGAAAACGATCTCGGCGAGGAAGGTCTCAAGCGCTCTGTCGTTGTGGTGGTGACTTCCGAGCTTCCCGCAATTTTGCGTATCCAGGGCGCTAAAGTCGCGGTTACCATCGCGGAGTACTTCAGAAATCATTCCATGGATGTCGTTTTCATGCTCGACTCCATCACCCGTCTGGCAATGGCTCAGCGCGAGGTGGGGCTTTCGGCGGGCGAACCCCCGACGACAAAGGGATATACACCGTCCGTATTCGCGCTCATGCCGGCCATTCTCGAACGGGCCGGTACGACGGATAAAGGTACGATTACCGGTATTTACACGGTTCTCGTTGAGGGTGACGATACCAACGAGCCGGTGAGCGATACAGTCCGTTCCATTCTGGACGGCCATGTCATCCTTACACGGAAACTCGCAAACCGGGGTCATTACCCTGCCATCGATGTTCTCCAGAGCCTGTCGAGGGTTCAGCGCGAGGTCGTTGACAAAAAACATCTCCGGATCATGAGGAAGCTGACCGAATTGTACGCGACATACACGGACGCCGAGGACCTTATCAACATAGGCGCTTATCCCGCAGGTTCGAGCAAACGGATCGATATGGCAATCGACAGGATCGATGACATCAACGCATTTCTCAGGCAGGATATCGACGAGGTTTCTTCTCCCGAAGAAATGCTCGGAATGTTTGAAAAAGCGGTCGGAGGGCTCACATGA
- a CDS encoding flagellar biosynthesis protein produces the protein MVERPDIAGYVGSLGTGSGLTRIIRSGRDLSFVDVLKVQLERETGITFSAHAMERLNDRGITFGNSEISRLSQAVEKAQEKGAVDSLILLNDTALIVSIKNKTVVTALSGDSIKDNVFTNIDSAVIA, from the coding sequence ATGGTAGAGCGGCCGGACATAGCAGGATATGTGGGATCTCTGGGGACAGGCTCCGGTTTGACCAGGATCATACGCTCGGGCCGTGACCTGTCTTTTGTCGATGTACTCAAGGTACAGCTGGAACGCGAAACAGGAATAACTTTCAGCGCCCATGCGATGGAACGACTGAACGACCGCGGGATAACCTTTGGAAACAGTGAAATATCCAGGCTCTCCCAGGCTGTTGAAAAGGCTCAGGAAAAAGGAGCGGTTGATTCACTCATCCTTCTCAACGACACGGCTTTGATAGTCAGCATAAAAAACAAAACGGTTGTGACCGCTCTTTCGGGAGATTCGATAAAGGATAATGTATTTACGAATATTGATAGCGCAGTTATAGCTTAA
- a CDS encoding flagellar basal body-associated FliL family protein, with protein MADRNTILKYIVIILVIVLIDIIAGFFIGKKILNWAYKSENVTDVAGSEDQKAQESNAIQEPPGTMIPLEAINLNPAQSSGEIFSCDIVLEAKAPEVIADIGVRNAQIMDKISSYLSMKTVQELSDAKQWEQYRKEMTDLVNSTLTSGSITNLYIKQRIIQFP; from the coding sequence ATGGCGGATCGAAATACGATTTTGAAATATATCGTGATAATTCTTGTTATTGTCCTGATTGATATTATTGCCGGTTTTTTCATAGGCAAGAAGATACTGAACTGGGCATATAAAAGCGAGAATGTGACCGATGTTGCCGGTTCGGAGGATCAGAAAGCGCAGGAGAGCAATGCTATTCAGGAGCCGCCTGGAACCATGATCCCGCTCGAAGCCATCAATCTGAATCCCGCGCAGTCAAGCGGAGAAATATTTTCGTGCGATATTGTACTCGAGGCGAAAGCGCCGGAAGTCATTGCAGACATTGGGGTCAGGAATGCCCAGATAATGGACAAAATTTCGAGTTATCTGTCGATGAAAACTGTTCAGGAACTCTCCGATGCCAAGCAGTGGGAACAGTATCGGAAAGAGATGACCGATCTTGTCAATTCGACACTGACAAGCGGCTCGATCACCAATTTATATATCAAACAGCGAATTATCCAGTTTCCATAA
- the fliM gene encoding flagellar motor switch protein FliM — protein MAEILSQEEIDALLSAVSYGEDVQVQAEPTKAEKFINTYDFRHPARVSKDQLRTLQNLHDNFARLLSATFSTLQRAVIEINLVSVDQITYSEFIMSLSSPSCTYTFRMEPLEGVAIIDFSQSVVFSFVDRLFGGRGTSIVTEREITWIEKSVMNNIINRTLRDLERTWERIIPLECNVEMLETNPEFVQVVPASETVVLISFELKSENVSGLINLCYPYITIEPIALRLGGQNLVSSAKEVPREELEKNRRRIKVFDTTVKAILGETKLSLNELLDLKLGDVVTLGRRLHEEIDIYVENELKFQGRAGLVGKYKGIEILSRIYNRKIDLSVPED, from the coding sequence GTGGCTGAGATTCTCTCCCAGGAAGAAATAGATGCGCTGCTTTCCGCAGTGTCATACGGGGAGGATGTTCAGGTCCAGGCTGAGCCGACCAAAGCGGAAAAATTCATAAATACCTATGACTTCCGTCATCCCGCGCGAGTCAGCAAGGATCAGCTGCGAACTCTCCAGAACCTGCATGATAATTTTGCACGGCTTCTGAGCGCGACCTTTTCGACACTCCAGCGTGCAGTTATCGAAATCAACCTGGTATCGGTCGATCAGATTACATACAGTGAATTCATCATGAGCCTTTCGTCGCCGAGCTGTACTTACACCTTCAGGATGGAACCGCTCGAAGGTGTCGCGATAATCGATTTCAGCCAGTCGGTGGTTTTCAGCTTTGTCGACAGGCTCTTTGGCGGCAGGGGCACCTCGATAGTCACGGAGCGTGAAATTACCTGGATTGAAAAAAGTGTCATGAATAATATCATCAACCGGACTCTTCGTGACCTCGAACGTACCTGGGAAAGAATAATTCCGCTCGAATGTAATGTGGAGATGCTGGAAACCAACCCTGAATTTGTTCAGGTCGTGCCTGCATCGGAGACTGTCGTGCTTATTTCGTTCGAGCTTAAAAGTGAAAATGTGAGCGGGCTTATCAACCTCTGCTATCCCTATATAACGATCGAGCCTATTGCGCTGCGTCTCGGCGGACAGAATCTTGTGAGCTCGGCGAAGGAAGTTCCGCGGGAGGAGCTGGAAAAAAACCGCAGAAGAATAAAAGTTTTCGATACCACGGTCAAGGCAATCCTCGGAGAGACAAAGCTCTCTCTCAATGAGCTGCTTGACCTCAAACTGGGTGATGTGGTGACACTCGGACGGCGGTTACATGAAGAAATCGATATTTATGTTGAAAATGAATTGAAATTTCAAGGTCGCGCGGGATTGGTCGGTAAATACAAGGGCATTGAGATTTTATCCCGTATTTATAACAGGAAAATAGATCTTTCGGTACCGGAGGACTGA